The sequence CGGATCACTCCCCCTGCCAACCTGCGAACTTTCCGATGTTGTCTGATTTTATTGGCGCTTGAGGGTTCGTCAGGCCCGAGAATGCACGGTCGGCCCGTTCTGGACGTCGATCACCACCTGTACGGGAATGACGGGATTTCGATGGCCCTCGCCACCCCCCGCGCCACCCTCCCGCCACCCCGGGCCACCACCCGTTTGGTCAGGCTCCTGTCATACCAGAGGAGGACACGCGCCCGTCCGCCGTCAGACTCCAGTGGGCCGACGAACAGGCACGGCGGCTGATCCGGAGCGGGGGTACCCGCGGTGAGGATGGAAACGTCCCGCACCGCAGACCGAGGAGCCGTCCCGTGACCACCATGAACTACGCCCCGCACACCTCCCAGGCCGTGGCCGCCCGCGCCACCGGCCTCTCCAAGGTGTACGGCCAGGGCGAGACCCAGGTGCACGCCCTCAAGAAGGTCAGCGTGGACTTCACGCAGGGACAGTTCACCGCGATCATGGGCCCCTCGGGCTCCGGCAAGTCCACGCTGATGCACTGCGTCGCCGGACTCGACACCTTCTCCGAGGGCTCCGTCCGCATCGGCGACGTCGAGCTCGGGAGCCTCAAGGACAAGCAGCTCACCCAGCTCCGCCGGGACAAGATCGGCTTCATCTTCCAGGCCTTCAACCTGCTGCCGACCCTGACCGCCCTGGAGAACATCACGCTCCCCATGGACATCGCCGGCCGTAAGCCCGACAAGCAGTGGCTGGACACCGTGATCAACATGGTCGGCCTCTCCGAGCGCCTGTCCCACCGCCCCACCCAGCTCTCCGGCGGCCAGCAGCAGCGCGTGGCCGTGGCCCGCGCCCTGGCCTCCCGCCCCGAGATCATCTTCGGCGACGAGCCCACCGGAAACCTCGACTCCCGCTCCGGCGCCGAGGTCCTGGGCTTCCTGCGCAACTCGGTGCGCGAGCTCGGCCAGACCGTGGTGATGGTCACCCACGACCCGGCCGCCGCCTCCTACGCGGACCGCGTCATCTTCCTCGCCGACGGCGCGATCGTCGACGAGATGCACAACCCCACCGCCGACGGCGTGCTGGACCGAATGAAGGCCTTCGACGCCAAGGGCCGCACCAGCTGATCCGGGCCACCTCCGAAGCCCTCCTCCAGACTTCCAGCCCCAGGACTCGAAACCCATGTTCCGTACAGCCCTGCGCAATGTCCTCGCGCACAAGGCCCGACTGCTGATGACGGTGCTCGCCGTCACCCTCGGCGTCGCCTTCGTCTCCGGCACCCTCGTCTTCACCGACACCCTCAAGAAGTCCCTGTCCGGCCAGTCCGCCAAGGACTACGCGGGCGTCGCCGTCTCCGTCACCTCCTACGGCCAGGGCCGCAACGACCAGGGCGAGAAGGAGGGCGAGCCGGGCCTCGGCCAGGCCACCCTCGACAAGGTCAAGGCCCTCCCGGGCGTCGAGTCCGTCTCCGGACGCGTCACCGGCTTCGCCGGCGTCGGCGACGAGAACGGCAAGCTGATCGGCGCCGGCTGGTCCAACCAGGGCTCCAACTTCACGCCCGTCAAGGACGGCAAGAACCCGCGCTACGCCTTCATCACGGGCGCCGGTCCGGCCAAGGCCGACGAGATCGCGCTCGACAAGGCGACCGCCGAGACGGGCAAGTACAAGGTCGGCGACAAGGTGCGCGTCGCCACCAACGGCCCGGTGAAGGAGTACT comes from Streptomyces virginiae and encodes:
- a CDS encoding ABC transporter ATP-binding protein, translating into MNYAPHTSQAVAARATGLSKVYGQGETQVHALKKVSVDFTQGQFTAIMGPSGSGKSTLMHCVAGLDTFSEGSVRIGDVELGSLKDKQLTQLRRDKIGFIFQAFNLLPTLTALENITLPMDIAGRKPDKQWLDTVINMVGLSERLSHRPTQLSGGQQQRVAVARALASRPEIIFGDEPTGNLDSRSGAEVLGFLRNSVRELGQTVVMVTHDPAAASYADRVIFLADGAIVDEMHNPTADGVLDRMKAFDAKGRTS